DNA sequence from the Juglans microcarpa x Juglans regia isolate MS1-56 chromosome 5S, Jm3101_v1.0, whole genome shotgun sequence genome:
tcattttttttttttcggtatATCTGAGTTGTACTCAGTCAAAATTCTAAGGGTGTGTGTAATGATAAGGGGTGGAGGTTTTCCACTTTCATTTGAGGTTATATTGGAATTTGTTAATATTCgaatttaaattgaaatgatacAGAAGATACACAGAGAATAAGGTCCTAAGATATCACTATCTAAAGTTGAAGCCCACTTTTCTACTGTCGGTTTTTTGTATGATTCTTCATGGAAAAAGGAACGAGCTATTGAACACGACAGGGACGATACTATGTCATCTTTATATCGGATTTAAGTTTCAAACTCGTATGTATCTACTTTTGTACAACACTTGATTGGTGTTTGACAATCGCTCAGAGCCAGTGGTTATTCCTTTATTTTGTAGTTTCATTGCGCTGCCCCTGAAGAAAAGCATCAAAAAGCCAGCTCTGGATTTCTATCATTTCATAATTTGCTCGCAACAAGTTCTAGCACTGAAGATACACTAATTAACATTACCCTTTATTTTAGAACTAGAAGGGGCCATCTGCGCAAAATATGACCCTTCAAACCTATATATCATATGCTATCACCAACCAATGAGAGAAGATAAACCAATCAATAACAATTTTGTACCTACTATCTGTTATAATGCATGTAACAAATGGGTTGCATCCTACTCTTACCTCCTAAAGAGATTATCTTATTTCAAACACCTCCGTTCTCAGAGAGCAATAGAACGGTTGCCGAAATCAGCACTCTGCATGTGCATGGGGCTCTTCTCATTAACCTACAGCTATGGAATGGTGTGATCCTTTCAGTAAGAAACTGCCAAAGGGGTTCCATAGCCATAACGATGCAACTTTTGCCATCTCCAGGCAATCTGCAAACTCTCTTCAATATCGGTGTATCGTGCCGTCCAGTTCAGTTCTTGCCCGATTTTAGAAGGGTCACTGTACACTCTGGCGTAGTCGCCTGGCCGGCGAGGTAGGTAATCAACCTTGATGTCTACTTCTGTAGCCTTCTTACATGCCTCCACAAACTCCTTTACAGATCTACCTGATAAAGTTATCCAAAAAGAAGCCTCAGACCTCTATCAGAAGTGACAAATCTTCCATGCACAAGGAAAaagtaaatgatatatattataatgatttttctttttgtttatccTACCTTTTCCAGTGCCAACGTTGTAAATTCCAATCTTTCTGGGCTCTGCCTTTTCAAGAGCTTTCACGTGAGCATCAACCAGATCAGTGACATCAATGTAATCCCTTATGCAAGTGCCATCAGGTGTATCATAGTCTGTTCCTTTAACCTGCGTAGTGCAGAACACTAGATTACAGcaagtcttttttctttttaatgtaaaaCTGATTAGAACAACTCAAAATACATACACAACTTTATAAAAACTAACGTGGAGAATTTTGCAGCACCATGAACTTTGATAGTACTGTCGATTGGGAAGCCATGGTGGttaaattttgaattagaaGTTGAGTCCACGTAATGTCAACTCCAAACTCTATACAGCTTAAGTTTATAAACAAAACACTGTCACAGATTCTATTAattgaaaagttaaaagttcAGTGCAATGTCAACTTCAAACTCTAGACAGCTTAAGTTTATAATTGAAACCCTCTCATAGATACTTTtgtgtcggggaacctctctaagacagggcccttcggacccggTTTCGTGCACCGCACCCCTGTAGAGTAGATGAAACCCTCTCATAGATTCTAATGAACAGGTTCCAAGCCTCAGATTTATCAAGTATCCTAATTATCTCTTGATATTTGAAAACATCTACATTCCCAGATAATGAAAAAGTTCAAGTTTATAACCAAAAACATCCCTTTgagttttttctaaaattttatcaacaagAGTAGTAGCTCTTCTAGACATGCATTGTGTGTCCATATTTGGATGTGGTAAGTAACGACTAAAGACAAGTCTTTCCAAGGTCTAACACAGAAATGCCATTCAAAAAGAACACAGTATACCTTCAGCCCAGGAATAATAGCGCGAGCTGCATCAAAACAAGCACCAGATATTCGGCCGTGTTCACGTAGTTCAGGTCTTGGAGCTTCACCTAGTCTGCCCTCTGGATCTGACCCAATCACATTGAAGTATCTGAAATTttcagaaaggaaaagaagtacCAAAACAATCACAACAATTGATTCGGGTTTATCAATGCCTTTATTCTTATAGAAAACAACCCAGGGAGGGGGGTTGAAGTGGTTGAAGTCTGGCCATGGTCACATATATAGTGTACGGGTAAAAACCAACCTTAAGATCATAACTGCCATGTCTgactttttagaaaaatcaaGGATAATATCTTCTGCCATCTTTTTAGCCTTTCCATATGGATTAATGGGGACCTGAAATTGAATTCATGCAAAAAAGTTTCACAGTTCTTTAGCACCAAAACTCTGTATCCACAAAAAGTAGTTGTAGCATGCcactctaaaaaataataaaaccaaatttattggtgtttctttttattttgataattaaagaaaacaaagaatattGTTGTCAACCCATAACCAGccttttttttacatattaaaaaagtaaccAACTTTTCTGTAGtggaaaaaaaactataatacaGAAATAGAACCTAACCTGCAGAGTTTCTTCAGTAATGGGCATCTTTTCAGGTTCCCCGTATGTTGCACAGGTACTAGAATATATCAATGTCTTCACACCATGTGTTTCCATGGCCTCTAATACCGCCAAGGTGTTTGATGTAATGTTATGATAATACCTGTGCAACATCAAGGTTAGTAATATGTAGTGGTCAATTTAGTGCTTCAAAGGTGTCATGATTCACATTCTTTCTGAGAAGTTGTTTTAAACCCAAGTGTCAGATATTTGTGGACCCAG
Encoded proteins:
- the LOC121268650 gene encoding UDP-arabinose 4-epimerase 1-like isoform X1; its protein translation is MLNLGRSRTQPRSNRSMSFGGMDYPDPKKKSNFVGRIIWVAAFIVIFIMVLKLSTNFNSPCPFSHHEPGVMHVLVTGGAGYIGSHATLRLLKDSYRVTIVDNLSRGNLGAVKVLQALFPEAGRLQFIYADLGDAKSVHKVFSENSFDAVMHFAAVAYVGESTLDPLKYYHNITSNTLAVLEAMETHGVKTLIYSSTCATYGEPEKMPITEETLQVPINPYGKAKKMAEDIILDFSKKSDMAVMILRYFNVIGSDPEGRLGEAPRPELREHGRISGACFDAARAIIPGLKVKGTDYDTPDGTCIRDYIDVTDLVDAHVKALEKAEPRKIGIYNVGTGKGRSVKEFVEACKKATEVDIKVDYLPRRPGDYARVYSDPSKIGQELNWTARYTDIEESLQIAWRWQKLHRYGYGTPLAVSY
- the LOC121268650 gene encoding UDP-arabinose 4-epimerase 1-like isoform X2; its protein translation is MPGSATKLDTRGCQLGFSLSNSYAEKKFSHHEPGVMHVLVTGGAGYIGSHATLRLLKDSYRVTIVDNLSRGNLGAVKVLQALFPEAGRLQFIYADLGDAKSVHKVFSENSFDAVMHFAAVAYVGESTLDPLKYYHNITSNTLAVLEAMETHGVKTLIYSSTCATYGEPEKMPITEETLQVPINPYGKAKKMAEDIILDFSKKSDMAVMILRYFNVIGSDPEGRLGEAPRPELREHGRISGACFDAARAIIPGLKVKGTDYDTPDGTCIRDYIDVTDLVDAHVKALEKAEPRKIGIYNVGTGKGRSVKEFVEACKKATEVDIKVDYLPRRPGDYARVYSDPSKIGQELNWTARYTDIEESLQIAWRWQKLHRYGYGTPLAVSY